In Mesorhizobium onobrychidis, the following are encoded in one genomic region:
- a CDS encoding M28 family metallopeptidase, with amino-acid sequence MRKITKAIVILDQASGALRRDENERPVGLDLNPDLAALTDGATAMGLDVTLAVPGLERVGFDVLPDGFAAPAGLRIMALPSLEYGGLTGIGAVAEGDTALVAADRRLRGEAAAAGLVPAPHPALLPMLAAGQRPVAARLIGPRPTLERLVRLGEVVPMWFQPTPENPNHWALIALLSPPRLTDAVADGLTLQSLDYDPLTEDLFWARPGEDREELDEALKGRRVLFAEPGQFLIAMRPEDTAEAFHVHGAHGHSEYLAPDPGLMRATQSDVVDFETPEVGRLPEILEVVEILPRVRKAILLLRPTCKAVTAHYAADLDRYTGVTALDAQGPIVSRHSAHPDNKRAEAQLMRDLRAMGYCPSRNDFTHAGATHSNIIADLPGLGRLRIKPHILEKYREVLRLPLPHPLRLLLNDLAGMMDESGLDGLPDSAIRAEIERVLKLQPWYPWWNLKCPLPGLGAGIILVGAHLDSTAGFEPGYHAPTDAAPGRDDNGSGLAAVLSMARWFRGLQGKLTHTVRFCFFNAEESGLVGSKAYAAHLKAMGAPIRGVVCTDMMGFNSDANRLFEVHAGYTDPAIRDLSDPLATKLAAAAAEYGMLAAAQIYRGTSTSGGPDRNAYDGAINRSDHAAFHQQGWGAVLASEDFFANLTSEPAADANPNYHRQTDQVVDTSYARDITCAVARMVTRLAV; translated from the coding sequence ATGAGAAAGATCACCAAGGCAATCGTCATCCTCGACCAGGCCAGCGGCGCGCTGCGGAGGGACGAGAATGAGCGGCCAGTCGGGCTGGACCTGAACCCCGATCTTGCGGCGCTGACCGATGGCGCAACGGCGATGGGGCTTGACGTGACGCTGGCCGTGCCTGGGCTGGAGAGGGTCGGGTTTGACGTCTTGCCTGATGGCTTTGCTGCACCTGCGGGGTTGCGGATCATGGCCCTGCCGTCGCTGGAATATGGCGGCCTGACCGGCATCGGCGCGGTGGCCGAGGGCGACACCGCCCTTGTTGCCGCCGACCGCCGTCTACGCGGCGAGGCCGCCGCCGCCGGTCTGGTTCCCGCGCCGCATCCGGCACTGCTGCCGATGCTGGCCGCCGGCCAGCGGCCTGTCGCCGCCCGCCTGATCGGACCCAGACCCACGCTGGAGCGGCTGGTCCGCCTTGGAGAGGTCGTCCCGATGTGGTTCCAGCCCACGCCGGAGAATCCCAACCACTGGGCGCTGATCGCTCTGCTTTCACCCCCGCGCCTGACCGATGCCGTGGCGGACGGGCTGACGCTCCAGAGCCTGGATTACGATCCGCTGACCGAAGACCTGTTCTGGGCCCGCCCCGGTGAGGACCGCGAGGAACTGGACGAGGCGCTGAAAGGCCGCCGCGTGCTTTTTGCCGAGCCGGGTCAGTTCCTGATCGCCATGCGCCCCGAAGACACGGCCGAGGCGTTTCATGTCCATGGGGCGCATGGCCACAGCGAATATCTCGCCCCCGATCCGGGGCTGATGCGTGCCACACAATCTGACGTCGTGGATTTCGAGACGCCCGAGGTCGGTCGCCTGCCCGAGATCCTGGAGGTAGTCGAAATCTTGCCACGGGTCCGCAAGGCCATTCTGCTGCTGCGGCCCACCTGCAAGGCCGTCACCGCGCACTATGCCGCCGATCTGGACCGGTATACCGGGGTCACGGCGCTTGATGCGCAGGGCCCCATCGTCTCGCGCCATTCCGCCCATCCAGACAACAAGCGGGCAGAAGCGCAACTGATGCGCGATCTGCGGGCCATGGGCTATTGCCCCTCGCGTAACGATTTCACGCATGCCGGGGCGACGCATTCCAACATCATCGCCGATCTGCCCGGCCTCGGGCGGCTCAGGATCAAGCCGCATATCCTCGAGAAGTACCGCGAGGTCCTGCGCCTCCCCCTGCCCCACCCGCTGCGTCTCCTGCTGAATGACCTGGCAGGGATGATGGACGAGAGCGGCCTCGATGGCCTGCCCGACTCGGCGATCCGGGCTGAGATCGAGCGGGTGCTGAAACTGCAACCCTGGTATCCCTGGTGGAATCTGAAATGCCCCCTGCCCGGCCTTGGCGCGGGGATCATCCTGGTTGGCGCGCATCTGGACAGCACGGCGGGGTTCGAGCCGGGCTATCACGCCCCGACCGATGCGGCACCGGGGCGTGACGACAACGGATCGGGATTGGCGGCCGTCCTGTCGATGGCGCGCTGGTTCAGAGGTCTTCAAGGCAAGCTGACCCATACTGTCCGGTTCTGTTTCTTCAACGCTGAGGAATCGGGGCTTGTCGGCTCCAAGGCATATGCCGCGCATCTGAAGGCAATGGGGGCGCCCATTCGGGGCGTCGTCTGCACCGACATGATGGGGTTCAACAGCGATGCCAACCGCCTGTTCGAGGTGCATGCGGGCTATACCGACCCCGCGATCCGCGACCTCAGCGATCCTCTGGCCACGAAACTGGCGGCGGCGGCGGCGGAATACGGCATGCTGGCCGCGGCCCAGATCTATCGCGGCACCAGCACGTCGGGCGGGCCGGATCGGAACGCCTACGACGGCGCGATCAACCGGTCGGACCATGCCGCCTTTCATCAGCAGGGCTGGGGCGCGGTGCTGGCGAGCGAGGATTTCTTCGCCAACCTTACCAGCGAGCCGGCCGCCGATGCGAACCCGAACTACCACCGGCAAACCGATCAGGTCGTCGATACCTCTTACGCCCGCGACATCACCTGCGCGGTGGCGCGGATGGTGACAAGGCTGGCTGTCTAA
- a CDS encoding transposase: protein MADPKEDESAQIPTEVPATVEAAVTKKKAPRAKAAKAQPERPARKAVAKPVPATTDASTTVRKARRVYSEKERGQLLGQIEKSIGRGESVKNATSRAGISEQTYYQWKKSAAPASDGGDLKDLLALEEENARLKKLLADRLRKENAELKKKLGL, encoded by the coding sequence ATGGCTGACCCTAAGGAAGATGAATCAGCGCAGATCCCAACCGAAGTGCCTGCGACGGTGGAAGCAGCTGTAACGAAGAAGAAAGCTCCACGGGCGAAAGCAGCCAAGGCACAACCAGAACGCCCCGCTCGAAAGGCAGTCGCCAAGCCAGTGCCTGCGACGACTGACGCTTCCACGACAGTTCGCAAGGCGCGCAGGGTTTACTCCGAAAAAGAACGCGGGCAATTGCTTGGACAGATCGAGAAATCGATCGGTCGCGGCGAAAGCGTCAAGAACGCCACAAGCCGGGCCGGCATATCCGAACAGACTTACTATCAGTGGAAAAAGTCCGCTGCACCAGCATCGGACGGCGGCGATCTGAAGGATCTGCTGGCGCTGGAGGAAGAGAATGCTCGCCTGAAGAAGCTGCTGGCCGATCGACTGCGCAAGGAAAACGCGGAGCTGAAGAAAAAGCTCGGGCTCTAA
- a CDS encoding LodA/GoxA family CTQ-dependent oxidase produces the protein MAAEVVRAEIHPGIGIARVGNSQEWILAPEVMRPAPRTAAQCRDETGAIRREAVRFRIYGYDEHGEVVKELTADDAEIEWTVHIAAAKAAWYIFIAAMDRPEMKDRMLRRRNPDYELSKRSDLRIDPGPVTIGGRNSASQCSGRFTYRDAGAEVLLGDLATDEAGRLVVAAGRGVSGSPTGLPPISTEDDDWFGNTSGWYDDIADGPVTATVRIDGRKIPCSNAWVASAPPNFAPDILGWRTLDDLMQDVFTNARWLDRPALPSFSHDIYPLFERLARLQWVNQGIANIFGAHGVTDFTDPDFVDKIARIHNGEADTYQPLRRSLANLFRGKDSTSWQGLPPIYGDTFGTIGGSEADQPGNLLSLWDRAKKSVDKWVAGHFDTDWSGPPSVQVFEDVPLAEQPRLLDRAAMHFCLADAFHPGCELTWLLRHPGLYEAPYRIRMRSAGAPPQDYGNGLTREAIFAANGPLQAQGPGDLTRWMALPWQMDTLGCRSGYFPDLDPYLPTFWPARVPNHVLTGEDYEILMDKTKSPEERIGAFTTRKSWYAPLGPDVSFANAIQRMIDHLQKLGIVCLLPGPDDAAQLGVPKEIYVEHLHAEKTARADFRAEFAALRQLQGTPSEADLQAQKAGWSSDSERHSYLRARFPHLQDR, from the coding sequence ATGGCAGCAGAAGTCGTTCGGGCGGAGATCCATCCAGGCATCGGAATCGCACGCGTTGGCAATAGCCAGGAATGGATACTCGCGCCTGAAGTGATGCGTCCCGCGCCCCGGACCGCTGCGCAGTGCCGGGACGAGACCGGCGCAATCCGGCGCGAAGCCGTCCGCTTTCGAATCTATGGGTATGACGAACATGGCGAGGTGGTGAAGGAACTCACCGCGGACGACGCCGAAATCGAATGGACCGTTCACATCGCAGCCGCCAAGGCGGCTTGGTACATCTTCATCGCTGCGATGGACCGCCCGGAGATGAAGGATCGGATGCTGCGTAGGCGCAATCCGGACTACGAGCTCTCGAAGCGCTCGGATCTGAGAATCGACCCCGGGCCGGTGACGATCGGTGGCCGGAATAGCGCTTCTCAGTGCAGCGGGCGCTTCACGTATCGGGACGCTGGGGCGGAGGTTCTGCTCGGCGATCTCGCCACGGACGAAGCCGGCCGCCTTGTGGTGGCTGCAGGCAGAGGCGTGAGCGGATCGCCGACGGGGCTGCCGCCTATCAGCACCGAGGACGATGACTGGTTCGGCAACACCAGCGGCTGGTACGACGACATTGCCGACGGCCCGGTCACGGCCACGGTTCGCATAGATGGTCGCAAAATACCGTGCTCCAACGCCTGGGTAGCGTCGGCGCCGCCGAATTTTGCTCCCGACATTCTGGGTTGGCGGACGCTGGACGACTTGATGCAGGACGTGTTCACCAACGCACGCTGGCTCGACAGGCCTGCCCTTCCCTCCTTCTCGCACGACATTTACCCCCTGTTCGAGCGACTCGCGCGACTTCAATGGGTTAACCAGGGCATCGCCAATATCTTCGGCGCACATGGCGTAACGGACTTCACCGATCCTGACTTCGTCGACAAGATTGCGCGCATCCACAACGGCGAGGCCGATACCTACCAGCCGCTCCGTCGCTCACTCGCCAATCTATTCCGGGGCAAGGACAGCACGTCGTGGCAAGGGCTGCCGCCGATCTATGGCGACACGTTTGGAACCATCGGCGGTTCAGAAGCGGATCAGCCTGGCAATCTGCTCAGTCTGTGGGATCGGGCGAAGAAGAGCGTCGACAAATGGGTCGCAGGCCATTTTGACACCGACTGGAGCGGTCCACCGTCCGTGCAAGTGTTTGAGGACGTACCGCTAGCGGAACAGCCGCGACTGCTCGATCGCGCCGCAATGCATTTTTGCCTCGCCGACGCATTTCATCCCGGTTGCGAGCTGACTTGGCTTTTGCGCCACCCAGGCCTGTACGAAGCTCCATACCGCATCAGGATGCGAAGCGCAGGGGCGCCGCCACAAGACTACGGGAACGGGCTTACACGAGAGGCCATATTCGCCGCCAACGGTCCCCTTCAGGCGCAAGGGCCGGGCGATCTAACGCGATGGATGGCATTGCCATGGCAGATGGATACGCTTGGGTGTCGCTCAGGGTACTTCCCCGACCTGGACCCTTACCTCCCGACATTCTGGCCGGCGCGCGTGCCCAACCATGTGCTTACTGGCGAGGACTACGAGATCTTGATGGACAAGACAAAGTCGCCAGAAGAACGGATCGGCGCCTTCACGACCCGCAAAAGTTGGTACGCACCCTTAGGCCCGGACGTTTCATTCGCCAACGCAATTCAGCGCATGATCGATCATCTTCAAAAGCTCGGAATTGTCTGCCTGTTGCCCGGGCCTGACGATGCCGCGCAGCTCGGCGTGCCCAAGGAAATCTATGTCGAGCACCTACATGCGGAGAAAACGGCACGAGCAGACTTTCGTGCCGAGTTCGCAGCGCTCCGTCAGCTCCAGGGAACGCCAAGCGAAGCTGATCTGCAGGCCCAAAAGGCAGGATGGTCTAGTGACTCCGAGCGCCACTCGTATCTGCGAGCGCGTTTCCCCCATCTGCAGGACCGCTGA
- a CDS encoding NAD(P)/FAD-dependent oxidoreductase, whose translation MAKRVLILGSGVAGNALAGSLRRRGHDVYLIGPMRTDARGSIGEHLAPEALPLLQALGVEDLLQDRTHLRSPGVVSLWQGRMATKDYSFSLGGDGYNLDRTVFDTHLRLFADQVGVRLLDGVSLTAIRRAASSWIVELGSKRSSMRIEADLLVDASGRSATLARHLGARRRFLDNLIAVAGRYRGEDRGNARLIVESAGEGWWYAARQTQHRRIAVYITEPDGVAGSDRTALWYSKHSETELVRTLGPPEDATVAAWDARSMVLLPQGGAGWISIGDAAMAFDPLSAAGITKALADACAVASLVSDRGPIESEGLGRLLVDRGRRWRAYIAGLQASYGGLASDQGQWWAKRRRWATELDSVEPAGFSGPADGGNALADTSGARSH comes from the coding sequence ATGGCAAAACGCGTTCTGATACTTGGAAGCGGCGTAGCCGGAAATGCGCTGGCCGGTTCTTTGCGGCGCCGTGGGCACGATGTCTACCTGATCGGACCTATGAGGACCGATGCACGCGGATCGATTGGAGAACACCTCGCGCCAGAAGCGCTTCCTCTCCTTCAGGCTCTCGGCGTGGAGGATTTGCTTCAGGACCGGACGCATTTACGAAGTCCCGGAGTAGTCAGTCTTTGGCAAGGCAGAATGGCGACCAAGGACTATTCGTTTTCGCTTGGCGGTGACGGCTACAATCTCGATCGCACCGTTTTCGACACCCATCTCCGTCTATTCGCAGACCAGGTCGGCGTAAGACTGCTTGATGGTGTCTCGCTGACCGCAATTCGACGTGCCGCAAGTTCCTGGATTGTCGAGCTCGGGTCAAAACGATCGAGCATGCGGATCGAGGCGGATCTGCTGGTCGATGCATCAGGACGGTCCGCCACACTGGCCCGGCACTTGGGGGCTCGGAGACGGTTCCTCGACAATCTTATTGCTGTTGCGGGCCGCTATCGCGGAGAAGATCGAGGCAACGCTCGGCTAATCGTCGAATCTGCGGGCGAGGGCTGGTGGTACGCTGCACGTCAGACGCAGCATCGGCGCATCGCTGTTTACATCACAGAGCCGGATGGTGTCGCAGGTTCGGACCGAACTGCGCTTTGGTACAGCAAGCATTCAGAAACTGAGCTCGTGAGAACTCTGGGTCCGCCTGAAGACGCGACAGTAGCCGCATGGGACGCCAGAAGCATGGTTCTCCTGCCACAAGGTGGAGCCGGCTGGATCTCGATCGGTGATGCGGCGATGGCATTCGACCCACTTTCAGCGGCAGGCATCACCAAAGCGCTGGCCGATGCCTGCGCGGTTGCCTCGCTGGTCTCCGACCGAGGACCAATCGAGAGTGAGGGGCTCGGTCGATTGCTTGTGGATCGTGGCAGGCGCTGGCGCGCCTATATTGCCGGGCTCCAGGCCAGCTATGGTGGGCTGGCATCGGATCAGGGGCAGTGGTGGGCTAAGCGCCGTCGCTGGGCAACGGAGCTCGATTCGGTCGAGCCCGCCGGATTCAGCGGTCCTGCAGATGGGGGAAACGCGCTCGCAGATACGAGTGGCGCTCGGAGTCACTAG
- a CDS encoding phosphoglycerate mutase family protein produces the protein MANEFTPILNRLPHSIHRIDPTVTILRKYKLLLWSATVILVRHAERAAGANPALSATGQARANLLRDMVQDEDLSAVFVTDTLRSQQTGQPAANAQGLAPTTYPATDGAALAQTIRIGHAGRTVLVVAHSNTVDDIAGALGAPGIGELADSQFDRMFVIARNWCGTRLTRLRYGAPTA, from the coding sequence ATGGCCAATGAATTCACGCCGATCCTCAATCGGTTGCCCCATAGCATCCACCGGATCGACCCGACGGTGACGATCCTGCGCAAGTACAAGCTCTTGCTCTGGTCCGCGACCGTGATCCTCGTACGTCATGCGGAAAGGGCTGCTGGGGCAAATCCGGCCCTGTCGGCCACCGGTCAGGCGCGGGCCAACCTTCTGCGCGACATGGTGCAGGACGAAGACCTCTCGGCTGTTTTCGTGACCGACACGCTCCGGTCGCAGCAGACCGGGCAGCCGGCTGCGAACGCACAAGGGCTGGCCCCGACGACCTATCCCGCGACCGATGGCGCGGCGCTGGCCCAGACCATCCGCATCGGCCATGCGGGCCGGACGGTTCTGGTCGTGGCCCATTCCAACACGGTGGATGACATCGCCGGCGCCCTTGGTGCGCCGGGGATCGGAGAACTGGCGGATAGCCAGTTCGACCGGATGTTTGTGATTGCCCGCAACTGGTGTGGCACCCGCCTGACGCGGTTGCGCTATGGCGCCCCTACAGCCTGA
- a CDS encoding AAA domain-containing protein: MHHNGNTQASDEEVAAIEALVSELIGCPYADGESDKPRLLTLDDILFITPYNHQRRKLQDALGPYAKVGTVDKFQGQEAAVVIISMCASDASESPRGMEFLFSKNRLNVAISRAKCLAIVVANPSLKDTTVSNLSQMALVNLFCQLAEQGTQPTPDISHKKTVMG, from the coding sequence GTGCATCATAACGGCAACACGCAGGCTTCGGATGAAGAAGTCGCGGCCATTGAGGCATTGGTGTCCGAGTTGATTGGGTGCCCATACGCGGACGGTGAATCGGATAAACCGCGCTTGCTCACGCTGGACGATATCCTTTTCATCACCCCGTACAATCACCAGCGCCGGAAGCTTCAGGATGCGCTTGGACCATATGCAAAGGTCGGGACTGTCGACAAATTTCAGGGGCAGGAAGCAGCCGTCGTGATCATTTCGATGTGCGCGTCCGACGCGAGCGAAAGCCCGCGCGGTATGGAGTTCCTATTTTCGAAGAACCGCCTCAACGTGGCCATCTCCCGCGCGAAGTGCCTTGCGATAGTGGTGGCCAATCCATCACTAAAGGATACGACCGTTAGCAACCTTTCCCAAATGGCGCTTGTGAACCTGTTCTGTCAGCTAGCCGAGCAAGGCACCCAACCTACGCCAGACATATCGCACAAGAAGACGGTGATGGGGTGA
- a CDS encoding McrB family protein — protein MRPGVLRRLCERARKDPSHRYALIIDEINRGNVAKVFGELITHIEGDKRLRFDANGKKISGLEVTLPYSGESFGVPSNVDLICTMNTADRSISLLDTALRRRFRFEEMVPNARAIGGETDGIIPDGEGGEIDLRQLLDTLNSRLTHLLHRDQRIGHAYFAKVQDLVGLRVVMAQEVLPLLQEYFYDDWRQIRLILADSAVGPEYQINCQATAVSNS, from the coding sequence GTGCGCCCTGGCGTCCTACGCAGATTATGTGAACGCGCGCGAAAGGATCCTAGCCACCGCTACGCGCTGATTATAGACGAAATCAATCGCGGCAATGTCGCCAAGGTATTCGGCGAGTTAATCACTCATATCGAGGGCGACAAGCGTCTTCGGTTCGATGCGAATGGCAAGAAAATCAGCGGACTGGAAGTGACCCTGCCCTATTCTGGCGAGTCATTCGGGGTGCCTTCCAATGTCGATCTGATTTGCACGATGAATACCGCCGACAGGTCCATCTCGCTGCTCGACACCGCGCTCCGGCGGCGGTTTAGATTTGAGGAGATGGTGCCGAATGCTCGTGCCATCGGCGGCGAGACCGACGGCATCATCCCGGACGGCGAGGGCGGCGAGATCGATCTGCGTCAGCTCCTCGATACGTTGAATAGCCGACTTACGCATCTCCTGCATCGCGATCAGAGGATCGGGCATGCGTATTTTGCCAAGGTGCAGGATCTCGTCGGGCTACGCGTCGTCATGGCACAGGAAGTCCTACCGCTCCTGCAGGAGTACTTCTACGACGACTGGCGTCAAATTCGCCTCATTCTCGCCGACAGCGCCGTTGGCCCCGAATACCAGATTAACTGCCAAGCGACAGCTGTATCGAACTCGTGA